A genome region from Methanosarcinales archaeon includes the following:
- a CDS encoding ATP-binding protein, translating to HLDQIRDGRAPDDYQRPRRFFERTYLTKGLEDLSAEVVRRLSGIKTETSAVFNLSTQFGGGKTHALALLYHLAKGGAEATSWPGVTNILGKAGVTNIPQAAIAVFVGTEFDSIAGRGGENGEPLRKTPWGEIAWQLGGPESFKIVSEQDKQLIAPGNDVIRKILPKDRPCLILMDELMNYISRYRKMGMVTQFYNFLQNLSEEARGQNNVVLVVSIPASELEMTAEDHSDHERFKKLLDRLGKAVMMSAEGETSEIIRRRLFEWNGVPEEAKKTINEYADWIVEHRNQVGDFPVDSAKEAFLASYPFHPTVLSVFERKWQGLPRFQRTRGILRLLALWVSRAYQDGFKGAHKDPLITLGTAPLDDPIFRSPLLEQLGEPRLEPVITTDIAGKPDAHSIILDKEALDAIKKARLHRKVATAIFFESNGGQSRTDATIPEIRLAVAEPGLDLGNIETVLETLGESCYYLRVERNHYRFGLTVTLNKILADRRATISEKKIDERARAEIQKVFASVSSIERVFFPDKSGQIPDRAALTLIILPPEQSISEGKKINDMIETFTRENGTSARTFKSALIWIVPDSSSGLYEDARKLLAWEDISDEAEELHLDDTQKRHLDENIKKSQRDLKESVWRSYNNIILLGKDNKMRHTPLGLVHSSAADSLVGLIINRLRQDGDIEEAISPNFLIRNWPPAFKEWSTKSVRDAFFSSPQFPRLINAEAIRDTIARGVSGSNIGYVGKTGDGDYSPFIYGNSLVASDVEITDNIFIIKKEIAEDYKAAKVTGTEIKKPEGFQYPTVKTPINTTQEPGKGDEQPIPPETNITPVVASSRLTWNGNVPPQKWMNFYTKVLSKFAGGKGLKLTLSFEVAEEGGISTQKVEETKAALRELGLDDNVSNDS from the coding sequence TAAAAACCGAAACTTCCGCGGTTTTTAACCTGAGCACACAGTTCGGAGGGGGCAAGACCCATGCTCTGGCTTTACTTTACCATCTGGCAAAAGGAGGGGCTGAGGCAACTTCATGGCCTGGAGTGACCAATATCCTCGGAAAAGCTGGGGTTACTAATATTCCTCAGGCAGCCATTGCTGTATTTGTTGGCACGGAATTCGACTCCATTGCAGGAAGAGGTGGCGAAAATGGAGAACCATTGCGAAAAACTCCATGGGGAGAAATCGCCTGGCAGCTTGGAGGTCCAGAATCCTTTAAAATTGTTTCAGAACAAGACAAGCAATTAATCGCACCTGGCAACGATGTAATAAGAAAGATCTTGCCCAAAGACCGCCCATGCTTGATTTTGATGGATGAACTGATGAACTATATCAGCAGATATCGAAAGATGGGGATGGTAACACAATTTTACAATTTCTTGCAAAACCTCTCTGAAGAAGCACGCGGTCAAAACAATGTTGTTCTGGTCGTATCCATACCTGCCTCAGAGTTAGAAATGACCGCAGAAGACCACTCAGACCATGAGCGTTTCAAGAAATTACTTGACAGGCTTGGCAAAGCTGTGATGATGTCAGCTGAAGGTGAGACTTCTGAGATCATCAGAAGAAGGCTTTTTGAATGGAATGGAGTTCCAGAGGAAGCAAAAAAGACCATTAATGAATATGCTGATTGGATAGTTGAGCATCGCAATCAGGTAGGGGATTTCCCAGTAGATAGTGCCAAAGAAGCGTTTCTTGCTTCATATCCTTTCCATCCAACGGTGTTGTCTGTATTTGAACGTAAATGGCAGGGATTACCACGCTTTCAACGAACGCGCGGGATATTACGGTTACTTGCCTTATGGGTATCACGAGCATATCAAGATGGATTTAAAGGAGCACATAAGGATCCTCTAATTACTTTAGGAACTGCACCATTGGATGATCCAATATTCAGATCACCTCTATTAGAACAACTGGGCGAACCTCGACTGGAACCTGTAATAACAACAGATATTGCTGGAAAACCGGATGCTCATTCGATCATCCTTGATAAAGAAGCACTGGATGCAATCAAAAAAGCTCGACTTCATCGAAAAGTGGCAACAGCAATATTTTTTGAATCAAATGGAGGGCAATCAAGAACAGATGCAACTATCCCGGAGATCCGGTTAGCTGTTGCCGAACCTGGATTAGACCTTGGGAATATCGAAACAGTGTTAGAAACCCTGGGAGAATCCTGCTATTACCTCAGGGTCGAAAGAAACCACTATCGTTTTGGATTAACGGTAACACTTAACAAAATATTGGCAGATCGCAGAGCCACAATATCAGAAAAAAAGATCGATGAAAGAGCGCGTGCCGAAATCCAGAAAGTTTTCGCATCAGTCAGCAGCATAGAAAGAGTCTTTTTCCCCGATAAGAGTGGACAGATACCGGATAGGGCAGCATTAACGCTAATTATTCTTCCACCTGAGCAATCAATTTCGGAAGGGAAAAAAATAAATGATATGATCGAAACCTTCACGAGGGAAAATGGTACATCTGCACGCACATTTAAAAGCGCTCTAATATGGATTGTCCCGGATTCTTCTTCTGGTCTTTATGAAGATGCCCGTAAACTTTTAGCATGGGAAGATATCAGCGATGAGGCAGAAGAACTCCATCTCGATGATACTCAAAAACGTCATCTCGATGAAAATATAAAAAAGTCACAACGTGACCTAAAAGAATCTGTGTGGAGAAGCTATAATAATATCATTCTGCTTGGCAAAGACAATAAGATGAGACACACTCCGCTTGGTCTGGTTCATTCAAGTGCTGCAGATTCTCTTGTCGGATTGATCATTAATCGCTTACGTCAGGATGGAGATATAGAAGAAGCCATCAGTCCGAACTTCTTGATCAGGAACTGGCCGCCAGCTTTTAAGGAATGGAGTACAAAATCGGTACGTGATGCTTTCTTTTCGTCTCCACAGTTTCCGCGTCTTATAAACGCTGAAGCAATAAGGGATACAATTGCTCGGGGTGTTTCTGGCAGCAATATAGGTTATGTTGGAAAAACCGGTGATGGTGATTATTCTCCATTTATTTATGGAAATAGTCTTGTTGCAAGCGATGTGGAGATTACAGATAATATTTTCATAATTAAGAAAGAGATCGCTGAAGATTATAAAGCAGCAAAAGTAACTGGTACTGAAATAAAAAAACCCGAGGGTTTCCAATATCCTACTGTTAAGACCCCGATTAATACTACTCAAGAACCTGGCAAAGGAGACGAGCAGCCTATCCCTCCTGAAACTAATATAACACCGGTAGTTGCGTCAAGCAGATTAACGTGGAATGGCAATGTACCCCCGCAAAAATGGATGAATTTTTACACAAAGGTTCTTTCGAAGTTTGCAGGTGGGAAGGGTCTGAAATTGACACTTAGCTTTGAAGTCGCTGAAGAGGGAGGAATTTCAACACAGAAGGTTGAGGAAACAAAGGCTGCGCTGAGGGAATTAGGATTGGATGATAATGTTTCGAATGACTCTTGA
- a CDS encoding HNH endonuclease, protein MNYWRMAFRIDSRGYEMWPDCYERGIAAIGYYTDDGNPVVEDCSKLTEDDYDEIWRGKRPEATTARSSLKNVAYRMKKRDIIYVKQGPYIVGKGVITREYKYDPNILKGTEVEWEHFVTVNWENEFPKFNLVLGADQITVLKLEGRRLDKINKAESQTVKKIKIVEAKEGEIYTSEAIFRTRNRALIEAKKANSDYHCEVCKMSFKRIYGKIGEKYIIAHHLYSISSRDNASITALDDIALVCANCHDMLHRNDPPMSIGELRSRIRHVS, encoded by the coding sequence ATGAACTATTGGCGTATGGCTTTCAGAATCGACAGTCGAGGTTATGAGATGTGGCCGGATTGTTATGAACGAGGAATTGCTGCTATTGGATATTATACTGATGATGGAAACCCTGTGGTTGAAGATTGTTCTAAGCTCACAGAAGATGATTACGATGAAATTTGGCGAGGAAAAAGGCCTGAAGCCACAACCGCCAGAAGCAGTCTAAAAAATGTAGCTTATCGAATGAAGAAAAGAGATATAATCTATGTGAAACAAGGCCCATATATCGTAGGAAAGGGAGTGATAACGAGAGAGTATAAATACGACCCAAATATCCTCAAAGGAACGGAAGTTGAGTGGGAACATTTCGTGACAGTAAATTGGGAAAACGAATTTCCTAAATTCAACCTTGTTCTTGGGGCAGACCAGATAACAGTTTTAAAATTAGAAGGACGGCGTTTAGATAAAATTAATAAGGCTGAATCCCAAACAGTAAAAAAAATCAAGATAGTTGAAGCAAAAGAAGGAGAAATATACACATCTGAAGCCATATTTCGAACAAGGAATCGGGCATTGATTGAAGCAAAGAAAGCTAATTCTGATTACCATTGTGAAGTATGTAAAATGAGTTTTAAGAGAATTTATGGTAAAATTGGTGAAAAGTACATAATAGCACATCATTTATATTCTATTAGTAGTAGAGATAATGCATCAATAACTGCGCTTGATGATATTGCTTTGGTCTGCGCCAACTGTCATGAT